The Faecalibacterium sp. I3-3-89 sequence TGATGTCGCCCACTTCAATCAGTTCCTTACTGAAATAGAGCCAGTTGATCAGCAAGATCTTCTTCAGCTTCTTCATCTGTTTCCTCCTTTTTTAAAACAGACACCACCAAGTTCAGCTTTTCGCTGGAGACCGCAGAGAGAATGGTGGGCAGTACTGCAATCTTGCAGCTGCCCTGGTTGAATTTTCCTTCCAGTCTTTGAATCACAGAATGGTTTTCCAGTACCGTAAACGCGCGTTTGACCTCTTCCATATTCGGCTTAGCCGGAAAAACTGGATAGTCGGTCACCACTTTTTCCAGCACATCCCGCACAGTACACACGGCATCCTGCTCCAAACCCAAACGCTCCATATTTTCTTCGTAGATCAGCCGTAATGCCAGCAAAATCGCCGTTTCTTTTTTATTGAGGTTGCAACGGTTAGCCTCGTCTGTGTTCAACACATAAAAGTATCCGTTCAGTTCATCCCTGCGCAAATCCCAGTCCAGCAGGCTCAGGTACTCCTGTACAGCCTCATAGTGCCGTGATAGAAAAAGATAGTCTGGGTTATCCATCCTGCCTTTTCCCGGCTGGTAGAT is a genomic window containing:
- a CDS encoding DUF4194 domain-containing protein, producing MNFDFITNATAKELEQFKSVCNQLLSRTYIVRTIYQPGKGRMDNPDYLFLSRHYEAVQEYLSLLDWDLRRDELNGYFYVLNTDEANRCNLNKKETAILLALRLIYEENMERLGLEQDAVCTVRDVLEKVVTDYPVFPAKPNMEEVKRAFTVLENHSVIQRLEGKFNQGSCKIAVLPTILSAVSSEKLNLVVSVLKKEETDEEAEEDLADQLALFQ